The Dethiosulfovibrio peptidovorans DSM 11002 nucleotide sequence GATACCTGTGCAGGGCTTTCTCAACGTTGCCTCCTGTGCTCTTGAGATAGTTGGAGAATATCCAGGTACCGACCAGTATGTTGTTCCTGGGAGACATCAGGCTTTCGGTGTTCTTTATCCATGGGAAGGTTTGAGCTATTGACTTACGATGAACCTTCCAGTATATCTGCATAAGTCCGTAGGCGTAGCGAGATCTTGCTCTGGGACGGACCCTGGATTCCTTGACTATCATTCCGGCGATCAAAGCAGGGTCGTTTATCCCGTATTTATCGCAGGCCTCTATTACGTAACCGGCATATTCCAGCGCCTTCGCCCAGGATACCTCGCCGTTGTAGTGTCTGAAGCCCTTCGCTATGGCTCTACGAAGCCCTTCCTTCGAGGAAGCCTCTTTCTCCCGAGTCTTGAACTGAGAGGATGAACGATACTGCTCTCTTATGTATTCGTCCAGAGCCTTGGCTTTTTCCATGTGGGACATCGCCCATCCCGCAGTCGATGAATACAGAAGGACGCAAAGGACCACTAAGACGGCCGATCTTATTCGATGGATCATACATATCACTCTCCGTGTTTTTTGATATTTCCAAGGGTTTGATTTTACAGGACCTTTTCCTAAGGGGCAAGAGAAGAGGAGAGGCCCCTAAAGGGGCCCCTCCGAAGAGTCCATAGTCATCCCTTGAGAATATCAAGAGCGCCGGTCCACATGCTTTTGGCCGAGGTGGTGACGGCCAGGTTGGCCTCGTAGGCCCTGCTGGCCACCATCATATCCGCCATTTCCCTGACCACGCTGACGTTGGGCATGGCTACATAGCCTTCCTGGTCTGCGTCGGGATGGTCGGGCTGATAGACCAGCCTGGGAGCGGTGGTGGTGTCTTTGGCAATCTCGACCACCTTTACTCCGCCCTTGACCTTGCCATCTTCTCCGATCTCGTCCAGTATCTGCTGGAACACCGGAACTCTCCTGACGTAAGGCCCTCCTTCCGGCGTTCTGGAAGAGTTGACGTTGGCCAGGTTCTGAGAGATGGTGTCCATCCAGAGTCTATGGGCGGTAAGCGAGCTGGCAGCTACGTCTATCGACTTGAAAACTCTCATTTTATCTCTCCTATCCTCCCATGGCCGTCTTGTAACCCGATACTTTTTTGGAAACCAGGCGGGTCATGGCTTCGTAGCCCATCTTGGTCTCAGCCAGTTTTGCCATCTCGATCTCGGGGTCGACGTTGTTCCTGTCCAGCCGATAGAGTTGATCGGGAATTCTGTCCTCTCTGGGAGTTACCTCCTCAACCGATCTGGCGTGGGTCGTCATGTGTTTCGGGTCGGTGGTCGCCATGGGCAGTCTCTTAGGCCCGTTGACGATATCGTCCAGCTGATCCTCGAAGGAGACCTCCCTCCTGGCATAGCCGGGAGTGTTGGCGTTGGCCAGGTTTTGGCCTACGGAACGAAATCTATGAGCCAGCCCCTGAAGATCCTTTTCCATCACCTTCCAGGTTAGATCGAACACGATACCACCTCCGTTTGTTTTACACTCCGATTTCCATCCCTAGCTCCTCTATGAAGAGGGGACTCAATATCTTGATGAAGGTGCCTTTCATACCGAGGCTCCTGCTCTCTATTATACCGGCACTTTCTAGTTTTCGCAGGGCATTTACTATAACGCTTCTGGTAACTCCGACTCTATCTGCCACCTTGCTGGCTATTACGACACCCTCGAAGGCGTTGAGCTCCTTGATTATGTGTTTTATCGACTCCACCTCGGAGTAGGAGAGAGCCCTCATGGCCATCTGAACGACCAGTCGCTCCCTGGCACGCTCCTCGATTATCTTGGTCCTCTCGTGGAGGATCTCTATACCGACCAGAGTGGCGAGATATTCGGCCAGAACGAAGTCCTTGGTCCTGAAGGTCTCGGCGAAGCGGACCAGCATCAGGGTTCCCAGTCTCTCGGCCGCACCATATATGGGAACGAAGAGAGCGTCCTTCTCCGGCTCGGAGCTCTTCTCCTCAGGGTCGTCGAACATATAGGCGTCGGACTTGCTCATGAGGCTTTCCCTCTGTTGGTTGAGCCGCTCGATGAAACTCTCCGGCATATAGCCGGTCTCCAGGAAGGACGCTATGGCCTCGGAATGGTACTCGCTGACCCAGGAATGCCCCAGTATCTGGCCGTCTCGACTCAGGATGTATACGTTCGCGGTGGAGAACTCCCCTAAAAGCCTGGCCAACTTGCTGTAGTCCGGCTTGGTCCCCTCTCTGCGACTCTGAAGAGCCCTTCCGACCAATCTGGTCTTTTCGAGCAGATCCTGCATCTCTTCGGAGTTAGAGACTATGTTATCGTTTACCTTTTCCATTCAAAAACCCTCCTTAAATTATTGCCGTTCAAAAACGGAGCTACGCCGGACGCATGAGGCTTAAAGTAGATAACGTCTGACGTCGCTGTCTTTCACCAGTGGTTCCAGACGATCTTTTACGAAAGATCCATCTACGGTGAAGGTCTCTCCCTTGCGTTCGGGGGCCTCGAAACTTATATCCTCCAGGAGCTGTTCGACCATTGTGTGAAGTCGCCTGGCTCCGATGTTTTCCATCTCCAGGTTCATCCTCTCGGCCAGGGAGGCGATCTCTCGGACTCCCTCGTCCTCGAAGACAAGATAGACTTCCTCCGTCTTCAGGAGGGCTTCGTATTGTTCTATGAGGCTATGCTTGGGCTCGGTAAGTATCCTGGCCAGCTGGGCTTTATCAAGAGCCTCCAGCTCCACCCTTATGGGGAACCGGCCCTGAAGCTCCGGCACCAAATCGGACGGTTTGCTCTGATGAAAGGCCCCGGCGGCTATGAAGAGAACGTGATCGGTGGATACCTGGCCGTGTTTCGTCTGGACGGTGCATCCCTCCACGACGGGAAGCAGGTCTCTCTGCACCCCGTCTCGACTGACGTCATGCCCCCCTCCACCGCTCCCCTTGGAGACTATTTTGTCTATCTCGTCGACGAAAATTATTCCCTCTTCCTGGGCTTTTTCCATCCCCATTCTGGTAGCGGCCTCCACGTCTATGAGCTTCTCCGCTTCCTCGTTCTGGAGGACTCTTAGGGCATCTTTTACCTTCATCGTCTTTCGCTTTTTTTTCTTGGGCATCAGGCCACCCAGCATCTCGCCGAGGTTTATGCCCATCTCGTCCATTCCTGCTCCACCCATTATGGGAATTCCCATCTGGGGAGATTCCTGGATCTCTATCTCGACCTCGCGGTCGTCCAGTTTCCCCTGGGCAAGCAGGTCCAGAAGCTTGGAACGGGTGGACTGACGCATTCTGTCTTCTTCGGGCGTCTCCTGCTCCTCTTCCTGTGAGTCGTCCTCTCCGCTCATTCCCTTGATGACGCTCATGAAGGTGGGCATGCCTCCGGAACGAGTTTTTTTGCCGGGAACCAGGAAGTCGACCACTCTATCCCGGGCTCTTTCCATGGCGGGAGTCTGAACGTCCTCGAGCATCCTCTTTTTGACCATCTGGATGGCAGTCTCCACCAGGTCTCGGACCATGGACTCGACGTCCCGTCCAACGTATCCGACCTCGGTGAATTTGGTAGCCTCCACCTTGACGAAGGGCGCGTTTACCAGCTCGGCCAATCGCCTGGCGATCTCAGTTTTCCCGACTCCGGTAGGGCCTACCATGAGTATGTTCTTAGGAGCGACTTCCTTGGCCAGTTCGGGATCGAGCATCCTTCTACGAAAACGGTTCCTAAGGGCTATGGCCACCGCCCTTTTGGCTTTATCCTGACCGACTATGTAGCGGTCCAGGTAGCTGACTATTGCGGAAGGGACCAAGGTGGATCCGTCTTCTACGAACATTACAGCACCTCCATGGAAATCACGTCATCGGTATAAATGCAGATGCTGGAGGCTATCTCGAGAGACTTTCTGGCTATTTTATCTGCATCCCAGCCGCTGCATTCCATATAGGCCCTGGCGGCCGCGAGGGCGTAGGCCGATCCGGATCCGATGGCAGCCGCGTCATGCTCCGGCTCTATGATGTCGCCGGCTCCGGACAGGAGTATAGTGTGGGACCTGTCTGCGACCAACATCATGGCCTCCAGACGGCGAAGCATACGATCAGTACGCCACTGTTTGCCCAGCTCGACGGCGGCTCTCATAAGGTTTCCTCCATGTTCCTCAAGCTTTTTCTCGAAAAGCTCGAGCAATGTCATGGCATCGGCGGTGGAGCCGGCAAAGCCGGCCAACACTGTTCCGCCGTGAAGACGACGGACCTTTACCGTGTTGGATTTTATTATCTGGTTTCCCAAGGTCATCTGGCCGTCTCCGGCCATGGCGACCTTGTCTCCCTGCCTGACGCAGAGAATAGTAGTTCCTTCGAACATTTAAGCGTCACCTCCAGCCCTAGGATGGGCCGATTCATAGCTCTTCTTTAGATGCTGAGCGGTTATCCTGAGGTATCTCTGGGTGGTCGTGAGATGTTCATGCCCCAGGAGTTCCTGTACCACCCTCAGGGAGGCTCCTCCCTCGAGCAGATGGGTGGCGAAACTGTGTCTCAACGAATGGGGGGTAACCCCATTTACTCCTGCCTTGGCTGCAGCGGCCACGACTACCCTGTGGACCGTTCGAACCGTCAGGCAGCCCCTTTTTTTACCTGGGAAAACGTATTCGTCTCCCGGCATGGACAGGGCCCTGAGTCCCGTAAGTGCCCTCTGAGCCATGGATCCAAAGGGAACCGCTCTTTCCTTGGAGCCCTTTCCCATGACCTTAAGCCACCGTTCCTCTATCTCCACGTCCTCCCAACGAACCGAGACGACCTCAGCTACCCTGAGGCCGCATCCGTACAGCAGCTCTATCAGAGCACCGTTTCGCAAGCCCTGTTCGTCGTCATCGTAGGCACAGTCGATCATCCTGGAGACCTGTTCGACCGACATCGCCCGAGGAAGGCGATCGGATCTTCTAGGACCTCTGACCCTGCCGGAAGGGTCCTTCTCTATGACTCTCTCCTCGAACAGGTACTTCATAAGGCTTTTTATGGCGGACAGTTTTCGTCCCACCGACGCAGGAGCGAAACCGTAGCCGGAAAGGGACCTTACGAAGGCCCTAATCTCTCCGGTGGCTATGTCGGACACGTCCGAAACGCCCTGTGTCTCCAGGAATTCGGCGAATTGCGCCAAATCGACTCCGTAATTTGTAATCGTATGCTCTGATAGACCTGATGTGTTCATACGATCTAGAAATCCGTCTATAGCGGAATATATCTGAAGACTCATTTGGTTATTCTACCATCTCCTCGAAGAAACAACACCAACTTTTCAAAAGACACAGAAAAAGAGGGCTCTTGCCCTCTTCCATAGATCCAAGGGATCCGTTTAATGGCATAAAAGGATACCACAAAACAGCACAATTGGAAATATTGCCCTTAAAAATCCATCAGGTGGAACTAAATCGGTATCTACTCCTCGGACCAGAGTTTTTTCCACCTGGTATCGGAAAGAAAATCGTCCATACGGTCTCGGGCCCTGAGAGCTACTCTACGGCATCGCTCGGGCTTCAGCTTTATTCTCTCCCCCAGCGAGGGAAATATGCCCAAATT carries:
- a CDS encoding tyrosine recombinase XerC, with translation MSLQIYSAIDGFLDRMNTSGLSEHTITNYGVDLAQFAEFLETQGVSDVSDIATGEIRAFVRSLSGYGFAPASVGRKLSAIKSLMKYLFEERVIEKDPSGRVRGPRRSDRLPRAMSVEQVSRMIDCAYDDDEQGLRNGALIELLYGCGLRVAEVVSVRWEDVEIEERWLKVMGKGSKERAVPFGSMAQRALTGLRALSMPGDEYVFPGKKRGCLTVRTVHRVVVAAAAKAGVNGVTPHSLRHSFATHLLEGGASLRVVQELLGHEHLTTTQRYLRITAQHLKKSYESAHPRAGGDA
- the codY gene encoding GTP-sensing pleiotropic transcriptional regulator CodY; its protein translation is MEKVNDNIVSNSEEMQDLLEKTRLVGRALQSRREGTKPDYSKLARLLGEFSTANVYILSRDGQILGHSWVSEYHSEAIASFLETGYMPESFIERLNQQRESLMSKSDAYMFDDPEEKSSEPEKDALFVPIYGAAERLGTLMLVRFAETFRTKDFVLAEYLATLVGIEILHERTKIIEERARERLVVQMAMRALSYSEVESIKHIIKELNAFEGVVIASKVADRVGVTRSVIVNALRKLESAGIIESRSLGMKGTFIKILSPLFIEELGMEIGV
- a CDS encoding transglycosylase SLT domain-containing protein, with product MIHRIRSAVLVVLCVLLYSSTAGWAMSHMEKAKALDEYIREQYRSSSQFKTREKEASSKEGLRRAIAKGFRHYNGEVSWAKALEYAGYVIEACDKYGINDPALIAGMIVKESRVRPRARSRYAYGLMQIYWKVHRKSIAQTFPWIKNTESLMSPRNNILVGTWIFSNYLKSTGGNVEKALHRYLGANSSRYVSKIMSYRGTMRRNAAAVSK
- the hslV gene encoding ATP-dependent protease subunit HslV, with the translated sequence MFEGTTILCVRQGDKVAMAGDGQMTLGNQIIKSNTVKVRRLHGGTVLAGFAGSTADAMTLLELFEKKLEEHGGNLMRAAVELGKQWRTDRMLRRLEAMMLVADRSHTILLSGAGDIIEPEHDAAAIGSGSAYALAAARAYMECSGWDADKIARKSLEIASSICIYTDDVISMEVL
- the flgC gene encoding flagellar basal body rod protein FlgC is translated as MRVFKSIDVAASSLTAHRLWMDTISQNLANVNSSRTPEGGPYVRRVPVFQQILDEIGEDGKVKGGVKVVEIAKDTTTAPRLVYQPDHPDADQEGYVAMPNVSVVREMADMMVASRAYEANLAVTTSAKSMWTGALDILKG
- the flgB gene encoding flagellar basal body rod protein FlgB → MFDLTWKVMEKDLQGLAHRFRSVGQNLANANTPGYARREVSFEDQLDDIVNGPKRLPMATTDPKHMTTHARSVEEVTPREDRIPDQLYRLDRNNVDPEIEMAKLAETKMGYEAMTRLVSKKVSGYKTAMGG
- the hslU gene encoding ATP-dependent protease ATPase subunit HslU gives rise to the protein MFVEDGSTLVPSAIVSYLDRYIVGQDKAKRAVAIALRNRFRRRMLDPELAKEVAPKNILMVGPTGVGKTEIARRLAELVNAPFVKVEATKFTEVGYVGRDVESMVRDLVETAIQMVKKRMLEDVQTPAMERARDRVVDFLVPGKKTRSGGMPTFMSVIKGMSGEDDSQEEEQETPEEDRMRQSTRSKLLDLLAQGKLDDREVEIEIQESPQMGIPIMGGAGMDEMGINLGEMLGGLMPKKKKRKTMKVKDALRVLQNEEAEKLIDVEAATRMGMEKAQEEGIIFVDEIDKIVSKGSGGGGHDVSRDGVQRDLLPVVEGCTVQTKHGQVSTDHVLFIAAGAFHQSKPSDLVPELQGRFPIRVELEALDKAQLARILTEPKHSLIEQYEALLKTEEVYLVFEDEGVREIASLAERMNLEMENIGARRLHTMVEQLLEDISFEAPERKGETFTVDGSFVKDRLEPLVKDSDVRRYLL